Proteins from a genomic interval of Leifsonia shinshuensis:
- a CDS encoding AfsR/SARP family transcriptional regulator — MTLASGGVRVQLCGTLHLERAGERLEDGLPGRQGRLLFAYLVLNRHRPCTREELAEAVWPGAVAVHGAGLNPLVSKLRRLLGVDALEGRSALRLELGEDAHVDVEWAEQAVHRAESQVALGHWAAAWGPAIGAMLVAQRDFLPGEDAGWIEEERRALGDILVRALEAYGVATLEMGGTELPAAVRVGRRLVTIAPLRETGYQVLMRALQRQGDVGAAVAVYGELRSLLRDELGVSPSPATQQLYASLLAEP; from the coding sequence ATGACGTTGGCGTCCGGTGGAGTGCGGGTGCAGCTCTGCGGGACCCTGCACCTCGAGCGCGCAGGCGAGCGGCTGGAGGACGGCCTCCCCGGCCGCCAGGGACGCCTGCTGTTCGCCTACCTCGTGCTCAACCGGCACCGCCCCTGCACGCGGGAGGAGCTGGCCGAGGCGGTCTGGCCCGGCGCGGTCGCCGTCCACGGAGCGGGGCTGAACCCGCTGGTGTCCAAGCTGCGGCGGCTCCTCGGCGTCGACGCCCTGGAGGGACGGTCGGCCCTGCGGCTGGAGCTGGGGGAGGACGCCCACGTGGATGTCGAGTGGGCCGAGCAGGCCGTCCACCGCGCCGAGTCGCAGGTCGCCCTCGGGCACTGGGCGGCGGCGTGGGGTCCCGCGATCGGCGCGATGCTGGTGGCCCAGCGGGACTTCCTGCCCGGCGAGGACGCCGGCTGGATCGAGGAGGAGCGCCGCGCGCTCGGCGACATCCTCGTGCGCGCTCTGGAGGCCTACGGGGTCGCGACCCTGGAGATGGGCGGCACCGAGCTTCCCGCAGCCGTGCGCGTCGGGCGCCGGCTGGTGACGATCGCGCCGCTGCGTGAGACCGGCTACCAGGTGCTCATGCGGGCGCTGCAGCGGCAGGGCGATGTCGGGGCCGCCGTCGCGGTGTACGGCGAGCTCCGTTCGCTGCTGCGGGACGAGCTCGGTGTCTCGCCGAGCCCGGCCACGCAGCAGCTCTACGCGTCGCTGCTCGCGGAGCCGTAA
- a CDS encoding sulfurtransferase produces the protein MSSTTTRAAARDVRAAAPLDPVPVVGPDWLESHLADPGVRVIEVDVNATAYTSGHLPGAVLWNPYADFKRPDYRPVGDDAIRALFERSGITPDTTVVLYGYAPSLAFWLLKLYRHRDVRILDTSRAVWQEAGRPFTTETPEVTPSRYPLPAPDDSIRATAADVRAAIGRPGTTIVDARSAAEYTGERFWPSGTPEPGGRTGHVPSAVNVDAAGVFDERGRFRDRDTLAGMFASVDPDADVITYCTIGNRGAAEWFVLRYLLGHANARVYDGSWAEWGHETDTPIE, from the coding sequence ATGAGCTCCACCACCACAAGAGCGGCCGCGCGCGATGTGCGCGCCGCTGCGCCCCTCGACCCCGTCCCCGTCGTTGGGCCGGACTGGCTCGAATCCCATCTCGCGGACCCCGGCGTCCGCGTCATCGAGGTGGATGTGAACGCCACCGCGTACACGTCCGGCCACCTCCCGGGCGCCGTGCTCTGGAACCCGTACGCCGACTTCAAACGCCCGGACTACCGGCCGGTCGGCGACGACGCGATCCGGGCGCTGTTCGAACGCTCGGGCATCACGCCCGACACGACCGTCGTGCTCTACGGCTACGCTCCGTCGCTCGCGTTCTGGCTCCTGAAGCTGTACCGGCACAGGGATGTGCGCATCCTCGACACCTCCCGCGCGGTCTGGCAGGAGGCCGGCCGGCCCTTCACGACCGAGACGCCCGAGGTGACGCCCTCCCGGTATCCGCTGCCCGCTCCGGACGACTCGATCCGGGCCACCGCCGCCGACGTGCGCGCGGCGATCGGACGCCCCGGCACGACGATCGTGGACGCCCGCAGCGCCGCCGAGTACACCGGCGAGCGCTTCTGGCCGTCCGGGACCCCGGAGCCGGGTGGCCGCACGGGTCACGTCCCGTCGGCGGTGAACGTGGATGCCGCCGGCGTGTTCGACGAGCGCGGCCGGTTCCGCGACCGCGACACCCTGGCGGGCATGTTCGCGTCGGTCGACCCGGACGCGGACGTCATCACCTACTGCACGATCGGCAACCGCGGCGCGGCGGAGTGGTTCGTGCTGCGGTACCTGCTCGGGCACGCGAACGCGCGCGTCTACGACGGCTCGTGGGCGGAGTGGGGGCACGAGACGGACACGCCGATCGAGTGA
- a CDS encoding ABC transporter permease, producing MTSVALGWARIRYEVLVYFRQADTIFFTFLFPVVMLGIFSVAFQGLGKVGAAPDGSGGISQAAYYLPGMIAAGILLSGVQNLAVDIAMEKSDGTLKRLGGTPLPVVSYFLGKMGQVIATSILQIGLLLFVARVLFGVALPTDPQSWLRFAWIYALGIVTSAVLGIALSAVPRTGKSATAVIIPIVLVLQFISGVYLAFNLLPTWLQNIASLFPLKWIAQGMRSVFLPASFEAAEPSGSWQLGWIAVVLLIWLVAGLIACRLSFRWIRKDS from the coding sequence ATGACCTCGGTCGCCCTGGGCTGGGCCAGGATCCGCTACGAGGTGCTCGTGTACTTCCGCCAGGCGGACACGATCTTCTTCACATTCCTCTTCCCGGTGGTCATGCTCGGGATCTTCTCCGTCGCCTTCCAGGGCCTCGGCAAGGTCGGCGCCGCCCCGGACGGCAGCGGCGGCATCAGCCAGGCCGCCTACTACCTGCCCGGGATGATCGCCGCCGGCATCCTGCTGAGCGGGGTGCAGAACCTGGCCGTCGACATCGCCATGGAGAAGAGCGACGGGACCCTGAAACGCCTGGGCGGCACGCCGCTGCCGGTGGTCTCCTACTTCCTCGGCAAGATGGGCCAGGTCATCGCGACGAGCATCCTGCAGATCGGGCTCCTGCTGTTCGTCGCCCGGGTGCTCTTCGGGGTGGCGCTGCCGACCGACCCGCAGTCCTGGCTGCGCTTCGCCTGGATCTACGCGCTCGGCATCGTGACCTCCGCGGTGCTGGGTATCGCGCTGTCGGCGGTTCCGCGCACGGGCAAGAGCGCGACGGCGGTGATCATCCCGATCGTGCTGGTGCTGCAGTTCATCTCCGGCGTCTACCTGGCGTTCAACCTGCTGCCGACCTGGCTGCAGAACATCGCCAGCCTGTTCCCGCTCAAGTGGATCGCGCAGGGGATGCGGAGCGTGTTCCTGCCCGCGAGCTTCGAGGCGGCGGAGCCGAGCGGCAGCTGGCAGCTCGGCTGGATCGCCGTGGTGCTCCTGATCTGGCTGGTCGCCGGGCTGATCGCCTGCCGGCTGTCCTTCCGGTGGATCCGGAAGGACAGCTAG
- a CDS encoding ABC transporter ATP-binding protein, producing MSSRPPAVVVRGLRKSYGSFEALRGVDFEIADGETFALLGPNGAGKSTTIEILEGYRDRSGGEASVLGVDPGKAGTAWKARLGIVLQSGAEAANVTVREQLTQFARYYPRSRDVEEVIAAVGLEEKAKVRIRNLSGGQRRRLDVALGVIGRPELLFLDEPTTGFDPEARRQFWELVRTLKREGTTILLTTHYLDEAAQLSDRAAVIAHGALLDIGAVDAIGGQAARVPIVRWRDATGAPHEERTDTPGALVARLSAEAGGEPRDLEVIRPSLEDIYLGLVREADERAATASGAGARGAASGEEVAA from the coding sequence ATGAGCTCACGTCCTCCCGCCGTGGTCGTGCGCGGCCTCCGCAAGTCGTACGGGTCGTTCGAGGCCCTGCGCGGTGTCGACTTCGAGATCGCCGACGGGGAGACGTTCGCGCTGCTCGGGCCCAACGGCGCGGGGAAGAGCACGACCATCGAGATCCTGGAGGGCTACCGCGACCGGTCCGGCGGCGAGGCGAGCGTGCTCGGCGTCGACCCCGGCAAGGCGGGGACGGCGTGGAAGGCGCGGCTCGGGATCGTGCTGCAGTCGGGCGCCGAGGCCGCGAACGTGACCGTGCGCGAGCAGCTCACCCAGTTCGCGCGGTACTACCCGCGCAGCCGCGACGTCGAGGAGGTCATCGCTGCGGTCGGGCTGGAGGAGAAGGCGAAGGTCCGCATCCGCAACCTCTCCGGCGGCCAGCGCCGGCGGCTGGACGTCGCGCTCGGCGTGATCGGGCGTCCCGAGCTGCTGTTCCTGGACGAGCCGACCACCGGGTTCGACCCGGAGGCGCGGCGGCAGTTCTGGGAGCTGGTCCGCACGCTGAAACGGGAGGGCACGACCATCCTGCTCACCACCCACTACCTGGACGAGGCCGCGCAGCTCAGCGACCGGGCCGCGGTGATCGCGCACGGCGCCCTGCTCGACATCGGGGCGGTGGACGCGATCGGCGGTCAGGCGGCGCGCGTACCGATCGTCCGCTGGCGGGACGCGACCGGCGCGCCGCACGAGGAGCGCACGGACACCCCGGGCGCGCTCGTCGCCCGGCTGTCCGCGGAGGCCGGCGGTGAGCCACGCGACCTGGAGGTGATCCGCCCGAGCCTGGAGGACATCTACCTCGGCCTGGTGCGGGAGGCCGACGAGCGGGCGGCCACGGCGAGCGGAGCCGGCGCCCGGGGCGCGGCGTCCGGCGAGGAGGTGGCGGCATGA
- a CDS encoding DUF1905 domain-containing protein, whose protein sequence is MTVFRTVLESTGGNNVAIVVPEEVVLGFGRGKRVPVIVTIDGGYTYPNTIGVLGGRYLVSFNAATRKATGRGAGDEVEVELVADPDR, encoded by the coding sequence ATGACCGTCTTCCGCACCGTCCTGGAGTCGACCGGCGGCAACAACGTCGCGATCGTCGTCCCGGAGGAGGTCGTGCTCGGCTTCGGCCGCGGCAAGCGCGTGCCCGTCATCGTGACGATCGACGGCGGCTACACCTACCCGAACACCATCGGAGTGCTGGGCGGCCGGTACCTCGTCTCGTTCAACGCGGCGACCCGCAAGGCCACCGGCCGCGGAGCGGGCGACGAGGTCGAGGTCGAGCTGGTGGCCGACCCCGACCGCTGA
- a CDS encoding FAD-binding and (Fe-S)-binding domain-containing protein yields the protein MTITSGGVDVRTLAGALADRVDGEVRFDDGSRAAYATDASNYRQVPIGVVVPRTVEAGVEAIAVCREFGAPLLSRGGGTSLAGQCTNHGVVIDWSKYCDRVVSLDVDARVAVVEPGIVLDDLNAVLAPHGLQFGPKPATHSHCTLGGMIGNNSCGSSAQAYGKTDDNVRRLEVLTYEGDRFWAGPTSTEEFERIQRAGGRVAELYTALRDLAEEDGDLIRERYPRIPRRVSGYNLDALLPEAGFDVAKALVGSESTLVTVLHAELDLVPVPAARTFLVLGFPSIEDAADAAPTIAEHGPLTIEGLDSVLVDDQKTKRQNVEALHLLPEGGGWLVCEFGGDSKEESDAKAQRTVAALRERDVVPDDRAFDDPAHQKEILEVREAGLGATAWIPGRPDTWEGWEDAAVPPERLGAYLRDFGALLDEFGYENVSRYGHFGHGCVHCRIPFDLVTEEGIAHYRAFIGRGAELVARYGGSLSGEHGDGQSRAALFPVMFGDEVVRLFERFKALFDPLDRMNPGKLVRPYLPTENLRLGAGYGPKVDVELHFSYPKDRGRFDRAALRCVGVGNCRSHSGNVMCPSFRATNEEEHSTRGRSRLLFEMLEGQYRESPIEDGWRSTEVRDALDLCLSCKGCKTDCPVNVDMATYKAEFLSHHYAGRLRPAAHYTMGWLPVWARLASVAPTLVNRLARVPGVSRAAKRLGGVEPDRPVPRFAPQRFTDWFAARPPAPPAPLGDVMIWPDTFTDNFHPSIGRAAVAVLEDAGYRVVLPPGHLCCGLTWISTGQLATASRMLAHTAAALAAALGDGVPLVGLEPSCLAVFRSDAPELLPDDANVAAVAERATSFAELLLRTPEWSPPHVGGSAVVQPHCHQHAVGGFGADQALLDAAGVETTTVEGCCGLAGNFGFEAGHLDVSAAAAEHALLPAIRSAGADARVIADGFSCRTQVEQLGGTAGLTETSRPLHLAEVLALRLGARRGVPARVDRPGRVAERVPAVAVERALASDRVRQRS from the coding sequence ATGACCATCACCTCCGGAGGAGTGGACGTCCGCACGCTCGCCGGCGCGCTCGCCGACCGGGTCGACGGGGAGGTCCGGTTCGACGACGGCAGCCGCGCGGCCTACGCCACCGACGCCTCCAACTACCGGCAGGTGCCGATCGGCGTCGTCGTCCCGCGCACGGTTGAGGCCGGCGTGGAGGCCATCGCCGTCTGCCGCGAGTTCGGCGCGCCCCTCCTCAGCCGGGGAGGCGGCACGAGTCTCGCCGGGCAGTGCACCAACCATGGCGTGGTCATCGACTGGAGCAAGTACTGCGACCGGGTGGTCTCGCTCGACGTGGACGCGCGCGTGGCAGTGGTCGAGCCCGGCATCGTGCTGGACGACCTGAACGCGGTCCTCGCGCCGCACGGGCTGCAGTTCGGCCCGAAGCCGGCCACCCACTCGCACTGCACGCTCGGCGGAATGATCGGCAACAACTCGTGCGGCTCCAGCGCGCAGGCCTACGGCAAGACGGACGACAACGTCCGTCGGCTGGAGGTGCTGACCTACGAGGGCGACCGGTTCTGGGCTGGGCCGACCTCCACCGAGGAGTTCGAGCGCATCCAGCGCGCCGGCGGCCGGGTCGCCGAGCTGTACACCGCCCTGCGCGACCTCGCCGAGGAGGACGGCGACCTGATCCGCGAGCGCTACCCGCGCATCCCTCGGCGCGTCTCGGGCTACAACCTCGACGCGCTGCTGCCGGAGGCGGGCTTCGACGTGGCGAAGGCGCTGGTCGGCTCCGAGTCCACCCTGGTCACCGTGCTGCACGCCGAGCTCGACCTGGTGCCGGTGCCCGCGGCGCGCACCTTCCTGGTGCTCGGCTTCCCGAGCATCGAGGACGCCGCCGACGCCGCCCCCACGATCGCCGAGCACGGCCCGCTGACCATCGAGGGCCTGGACAGCGTCCTGGTGGACGACCAGAAGACCAAGCGGCAGAACGTGGAGGCGCTGCACCTGCTCCCGGAGGGCGGCGGCTGGCTGGTCTGCGAGTTCGGCGGCGACAGCAAGGAGGAGTCCGACGCGAAGGCGCAGCGGACGGTCGCCGCGCTCCGCGAGCGCGACGTCGTCCCGGACGACCGCGCGTTCGACGATCCGGCGCACCAGAAGGAGATCCTGGAGGTGCGCGAGGCCGGCCTCGGCGCGACCGCGTGGATCCCCGGCCGGCCCGACACGTGGGAGGGCTGGGAGGACGCCGCCGTCCCCCCGGAGCGGCTCGGCGCCTACCTGCGCGACTTCGGCGCGCTCCTCGACGAGTTCGGCTACGAGAACGTCTCCCGGTACGGCCACTTCGGCCATGGCTGCGTGCACTGCCGCATCCCCTTCGACCTCGTCACCGAGGAGGGGATCGCGCACTACCGCGCGTTCATCGGCCGCGGCGCCGAGCTGGTCGCCCGCTACGGCGGCTCGCTGTCGGGGGAGCACGGCGACGGCCAGTCCCGCGCGGCCCTGTTCCCCGTCATGTTCGGCGACGAGGTCGTCCGGCTGTTCGAGCGGTTCAAAGCGCTGTTCGACCCGCTCGACCGGATGAATCCGGGCAAGCTGGTGCGCCCCTACCTGCCGACCGAGAACCTGCGCCTCGGCGCCGGCTACGGACCGAAGGTCGACGTCGAACTGCACTTCTCCTACCCGAAGGACCGCGGCCGGTTCGACCGCGCCGCCCTGCGCTGCGTGGGCGTCGGCAACTGCCGCAGCCACAGCGGCAACGTCATGTGCCCGTCGTTCCGCGCGACGAACGAGGAGGAGCACTCCACCCGCGGCCGGTCGCGCCTGCTGTTCGAGATGCTGGAGGGCCAGTACCGGGAGAGCCCGATCGAGGACGGCTGGCGCTCGACCGAGGTGCGCGACGCGCTCGACCTGTGCCTGTCGTGCAAGGGTTGCAAGACCGACTGCCCGGTGAACGTCGACATGGCGACCTACAAGGCGGAGTTCCTCTCGCACCACTACGCGGGGAGGCTGCGCCCCGCCGCGCACTACACGATGGGCTGGCTGCCGGTCTGGGCCCGGCTGGCGAGCGTCGCGCCGACGCTGGTCAACCGGCTCGCGCGCGTCCCCGGCGTCTCCCGCGCCGCGAAGCGCCTGGGCGGGGTGGAGCCCGACCGGCCGGTCCCGCGGTTCGCGCCGCAGCGCTTCACCGACTGGTTCGCCGCCCGGCCGCCCGCGCCTCCGGCGCCGCTGGGCGACGTGATGATCTGGCCGGACACCTTCACCGACAACTTCCACCCCTCCATCGGGCGCGCCGCCGTCGCCGTGCTGGAGGACGCCGGCTATCGCGTCGTGCTGCCGCCCGGGCACCTCTGCTGCGGCCTGACCTGGATCTCGACAGGGCAGCTCGCGACGGCGTCCCGGATGCTCGCGCACACGGCGGCGGCGCTCGCCGCGGCGCTGGGCGACGGCGTGCCGCTGGTGGGGCTGGAGCCGAGCTGCCTCGCCGTGTTCCGCTCCGACGCGCCGGAGCTGCTGCCGGACGACGCGAACGTGGCCGCGGTCGCCGAGCGGGCGACCTCCTTCGCCGAGCTGCTGCTGCGGACCCCCGAGTGGTCGCCTCCGCACGTCGGCGGCTCGGCGGTCGTGCAGCCGCACTGCCACCAGCACGCCGTGGGCGGCTTCGGCGCCGACCAGGCCCTCCTCGACGCGGCCGGCGTCGAGACCACCACCGTGGAGGGCTGCTGCGGCCTGGCCGGCAACTTCGGGTTCGAGGCCGGGCACCTCGACGTGTCGGCGGCGGCTGCCGAGCACGCGCTGCTGCCGGCCATCCGTTCCGCCGGGGCGGACGCCCGCGTGATCGCGGACGGGTTCAGCTGCCGCACGCAGGTGGAGCAGTTGGGCGGCACCGCCGGGCTGACCGAGACCTCCCGGCCGCTGCACCTCGCCGAGGTCCTGGCCCTGCGGCTCGGGGCGCGCCGCGGCGTGCCCGCGCGAGTGGACCGGCCCGGCCGGGTCGCGGAGCGCGTCCCCGCCGTCGCCGTCGAGCGCGCGCTCGCCTCGGACCGGGTCCGGCAGCGCTCCTGA
- a CDS encoding alkaline phosphatase family protein: protein MPRNTSRRQKSGRRRFSSLTPRQRVLAVTAATCALVVLGGGIATASTLAFGNQQVGTQYANGEQISSDQVIQPAGTRLMTPFGKLMGSTVSPDGHYLVGTSTDRSVDLQVFDLNSYKPVAAAGTLAAASFATAAANAGYGSMNYLKISDGTVGQEGPVFSPDGKFLFEPVATGIVRYPFNADGSLGAGTKIAIPNSAAGQEALTAGMTFSPDGSTLYAAVNGQNTVVAIDPTAGTITRILPVGIAPRQLAFVGTKLYVSNEGGRYALPGETTMGSYGTQVPANTTLGTSTTGTVSVIDTANPSAAVGSIPVELHPTAMHVSGNTLYVVNTNSDTVSVIDTRSGAVVQTIATQPWASSKTGYQPTAVTLQGDHLLVSLGNANAIAVYKVDAKDPRDPAALIGLLPTDYYPENVAAVNGSVVVTNTRGIDARGPGITVNKGAGVPVVTGHGTHSTTASLTKFALPSDKEIRKATAQVFAQNGWTENSFKQAQGDQGDQGDQGENGASAVIPKRLGDPSPIKHVFLVVKENRGYDQLYGDMKQGNGDPSLTQFGQTVTPNQHALATQFGLYDNTYDIGTNSAEGHNWLMQGDNTAYTQTSAGEYTRSYDTEEDVLGHQRSGFLWNSVQSAGKSAKNYGEFEYGEGKPAGATWQQYYCAATSVMAGGSPAQLFDPSIKWNAGSVIPSLNAISDPNAAPFDLAVPDIYRYETWKQDFEKNGPSNFNMVWLSSDHTGGTADPKAMVADNDLALGKIVDEISHSQYWKDSAIFVAEDDSQDSADHVDGHRAPIQVISPYAVHGKTVSTYYSQISMVRTIEQILGAQPLNQKIAAATPMVDAFTNKPDLTPYTAVANQVPLTEGVATKPACGYDTLGQTGAAADAVNAQAAKDAAVPASEQAVAAQWQKWAGKQHFTGTAGHPAIPDYDNPLLMNRYTWYQTKHWTSPYPGDAKIYGPDDVPGIAPGSTNHDDQ from the coding sequence ATGCCTCGCAACACCTCGCGCCGCCAGAAATCCGGCCGGCGCCGCTTCTCCTCCCTCACGCCGCGGCAGCGCGTCCTCGCCGTCACGGCGGCGACGTGCGCGCTCGTCGTCCTCGGCGGCGGCATCGCCACCGCCTCCACCCTCGCCTTCGGGAACCAGCAGGTCGGCACGCAGTACGCCAACGGCGAGCAGATCTCGTCCGACCAGGTGATCCAGCCCGCCGGGACCCGCCTGATGACGCCGTTCGGCAAGCTCATGGGATCGACGGTCAGCCCCGACGGGCACTACCTCGTCGGCACCAGCACTGACCGCTCCGTCGACCTCCAGGTCTTCGACCTGAACTCGTACAAGCCCGTCGCAGCTGCGGGCACCCTCGCGGCGGCCTCGTTCGCGACCGCGGCCGCCAACGCCGGCTACGGCTCGATGAACTACCTCAAGATCTCGGACGGGACCGTCGGCCAGGAAGGCCCGGTCTTCTCGCCCGACGGCAAGTTCCTGTTCGAGCCGGTCGCGACCGGCATCGTGCGCTACCCGTTCAACGCCGACGGCTCGCTCGGCGCCGGCACGAAGATCGCCATCCCGAACTCGGCCGCGGGCCAGGAGGCGCTGACGGCCGGGATGACCTTCTCGCCCGACGGCTCGACGCTCTACGCCGCGGTGAACGGCCAGAACACCGTCGTCGCGATCGACCCCACCGCCGGCACGATCACGCGGATCCTTCCCGTCGGCATCGCACCGCGGCAGCTGGCGTTCGTCGGGACCAAGCTCTACGTCTCCAACGAAGGCGGCCGCTACGCGCTCCCGGGTGAGACCACGATGGGCTCGTACGGCACGCAGGTCCCCGCGAACACCACCCTCGGAACCTCGACGACCGGAACGGTCAGCGTCATCGACACGGCGAACCCGTCGGCCGCGGTCGGCTCCATCCCGGTCGAGCTGCACCCGACGGCCATGCACGTCAGCGGGAACACCCTCTATGTCGTCAACACGAACAGCGACACCGTCTCGGTGATCGACACGCGCTCCGGCGCCGTCGTCCAGACGATCGCGACCCAGCCGTGGGCGTCGTCGAAGACCGGCTACCAGCCGACCGCCGTCACGCTGCAGGGCGACCACCTCCTGGTCTCCCTCGGCAACGCGAACGCGATCGCCGTCTACAAGGTCGACGCGAAGGACCCGCGCGACCCCGCCGCGCTCATCGGGCTCCTGCCCACCGACTACTACCCGGAGAACGTCGCGGCGGTGAACGGCTCGGTCGTCGTCACGAACACGCGCGGCATCGACGCGCGCGGCCCGGGGATCACCGTGAACAAGGGCGCGGGCGTCCCGGTGGTGACCGGGCACGGCACGCACTCGACCACCGCGTCCCTCACGAAGTTCGCGCTTCCGAGCGACAAGGAGATCCGCAAGGCGACCGCTCAGGTGTTCGCCCAGAACGGCTGGACCGAGAACTCGTTCAAGCAGGCCCAGGGCGACCAGGGCGACCAGGGCGACCAGGGCGAGAACGGCGCGTCGGCGGTCATCCCGAAGCGCCTGGGCGACCCCTCGCCGATCAAGCACGTGTTCCTCGTCGTCAAGGAGAATCGCGGCTACGACCAGCTCTACGGCGACATGAAGCAGGGTAACGGCGACCCGTCGCTGACCCAGTTCGGCCAGACGGTGACGCCGAACCAGCACGCCCTCGCCACGCAGTTCGGCCTGTACGACAACACGTACGACATCGGGACGAACTCCGCCGAAGGCCACAACTGGCTCATGCAGGGCGACAACACCGCCTACACCCAGACCAGCGCAGGCGAGTACACCCGCTCGTACGACACGGAGGAGGACGTGCTGGGCCACCAGCGCAGCGGCTTCCTGTGGAACTCGGTGCAGTCCGCCGGCAAGAGCGCGAAGAACTACGGCGAGTTCGAGTACGGCGAGGGCAAGCCGGCCGGCGCGACCTGGCAGCAGTACTACTGCGCGGCCACGAGCGTCATGGCCGGCGGCTCGCCCGCCCAGCTGTTCGACCCCTCGATCAAGTGGAACGCGGGCTCGGTGATCCCGTCGCTCAATGCGATCTCCGACCCGAACGCGGCGCCGTTCGACCTCGCCGTGCCGGACATCTACCGGTACGAGACCTGGAAGCAGGACTTCGAGAAGAACGGCCCGTCCAACTTCAACATGGTCTGGCTCTCCAGCGACCACACCGGAGGCACCGCCGACCCGAAGGCTATGGTCGCCGACAACGACCTGGCCCTCGGCAAGATCGTCGACGAGATCTCGCACTCGCAGTACTGGAAGGACTCCGCGATCTTCGTCGCGGAGGACGACAGCCAGGACTCCGCCGACCACGTCGACGGCCACCGTGCGCCCATCCAGGTGATCAGCCCGTACGCCGTGCACGGCAAGACGGTGAGCACGTACTACTCGCAGATCAGCATGGTCCGCACGATCGAGCAGATCCTCGGCGCGCAGCCGCTGAACCAGAAGATCGCCGCGGCGACGCCGATGGTGGACGCGTTCACGAACAAGCCGGACCTGACCCCGTACACCGCGGTCGCCAACCAGGTGCCGCTGACCGAGGGCGTGGCGACCAAGCCCGCCTGCGGCTACGACACCCTCGGCCAGACCGGAGCCGCGGCCGACGCGGTGAACGCCCAGGCCGCGAAGGACGCCGCCGTGCCCGCCTCCGAGCAGGCCGTCGCCGCCCAGTGGCAGAAGTGGGCCGGCAAGCAGCACTTCACCGGAACGGCCGGCCACCCGGCCATCCCGGACTACGACAACCCGCTGCTGATGAACCGTTACACCTGGTACCAGACCAAGCACTGGACGTCGCCCTACCCGGGAGACGCCAAGATCTACGGTCCGGACGACGTGCCCGGGATCGCGCCGGGATCGACCAACCACGACGACCAGTAG